A window of Thermococcus aggregans contains these coding sequences:
- a CDS encoding ATP-binding protein gives MAHFVNRTEELEAIKERLSSDGFELIVIYGRRRVGKTRLVLEAVRDFPHVYYLAVEGDNLRHFKETAERVFPEIRYVREDWEALLHALRDKIIVIDEFPNLIKEDPGILSIFQRAIDTELANSNTKLILLGSSVSMMTEKVLSYKSPLYGRRTGSMKLKPLKFFHLKEFFPRASWEELVEVYGMTDGIPFYITQVRLPFWEWLDRELKNPVSFFRDEVDFLLRYEFTETRTYRRILEAIALGKTTPKEIKDFTGMKHSEITPYLRNLIETGLVVREVPLTEKPNSKRGRYYVADNFLAFWFRFIYPNLSLIEEGIFDVSEIQQSYNHYLGPVFEKIVRQFLIELNRAGKLPFRFTKVGKWWRKGEEIDLITLNEREKKALFVETKWKELSRREARGILRDLERKAELVGLEEWEKSYGLVVRRVKGKEVLRDEGWFVWDLRDFGG, from the coding sequence ATGGCTCACTTCGTGAACAGGACAGAAGAGCTTGAGGCGATTAAAGAGAGGCTCTCAAGCGATGGGTTTGAACTCATCGTTATCTACGGCAGGAGGCGTGTTGGGAAGACTCGCTTAGTCCTTGAAGCCGTGAGAGACTTTCCCCACGTTTATTACCTCGCCGTTGAAGGGGATAACTTGAGGCACTTCAAGGAAACTGCCGAAAGGGTCTTTCCGGAGATAAGGTATGTCCGTGAGGACTGGGAGGCGCTTCTCCACGCTTTAAGGGACAAAATCATCGTAATAGACGAGTTCCCGAACCTGATAAAGGAAGACCCAGGGATTTTGAGCATATTCCAGAGAGCCATCGATACCGAACTGGCTAACTCAAACACGAAGCTCATTCTTCTCGGCTCCTCTGTGAGCATGATGACGGAGAAGGTCCTCAGCTACAAGAGCCCTCTCTACGGCAGGAGAACAGGTTCCATGAAGCTTAAACCACTGAAGTTCTTCCACCTCAAGGAGTTCTTTCCTCGCGCGAGCTGGGAAGAGCTTGTAGAGGTCTATGGCATGACGGATGGGATTCCCTTCTACATAACACAGGTCAGGTTGCCCTTCTGGGAGTGGCTCGATAGGGAGCTGAAGAACCCCGTGAGCTTCTTCCGCGACGAAGTGGATTTCCTGCTGAGGTACGAGTTCACGGAGACGAGGACGTACAGGAGGATACTTGAGGCAATAGCCCTCGGCAAGACGACGCCCAAGGAGATAAAGGACTTCACGGGAATGAAGCACTCGGAGATAACCCCATACCTCCGGAACTTAATCGAGACCGGGCTTGTGGTAAGGGAAGTACCCCTGACGGAAAAACCAAACTCCAAGCGGGGCCGCTATTACGTTGCAGATAATTTCCTCGCCTTCTGGTTCCGCTTCATCTATCCAAACCTCTCACTTATAGAGGAGGGAATATTTGACGTGAGCGAAATACAGCAGAGCTATAACCACTACCTTGGCCCGGTTTTCGAGAAAATTGTCAGACAATTCCTCATTGAGCTAAACAGAGCAGGTAAGCTTCCTTTTAGGTTTACGAAGGTTGGAAAATGGTGGAGGAAAGGAGAGGAGATTGACCTCATAACCTTAAATGAGAGGGAGAAGAAGGCGCTCTTTGTTGAGACAAAGTGGAAAGAGCTGAGCAGAAGAGAGGCTAGGGGGATTTTAAGGGATCTAGAGAGGAAAGCAGAACTCGTTGGTCTTGAGGAGTGGGAAAAAAGCTATGGACTCGTGGTAAGGAGAGTAAAAGGGAAAGAAGTGCTGAGAGATGAAGGCTGGTTCGTGTGGGACTTGAGAGACTTTGGGGGTTAA
- a CDS encoding molybdopterin molybdotransferase MoeA, with amino-acid sequence MREFKQLTPYRKALEMILNDIEEIEEIEEVPLDDALGRVLAEDVVSPIDLPPFDRSAVDGYAVRAEDTFQAREYSPVELEVIDEITAGMESKKEVTNGKAIKLMTGSKMPKGANAVIEQEKVKREGNKIYVLRPVAPGQNVAFKGEDVKKGEVVLKKGQILRPQDIGLLKGIGVKSVKVKRKPKVGIIVTGDELIEELDEEALNKGKILESNSAMLKALVRQYFGEPIFYGVIPDDEELIGATLEKAKRECDLVLITGGSAFGEKDYAHKFVKLLFHGTTIKPGRPIGYGERVFVMSGYPAAVFAQFHLYVKYALAKLSGANYKPIKVRARLKEKVPSSLGRHEFVKVSYENGEAVPIKKKGSGIMSALVKSNAYLEIPEDSEGYKEGEEVWVVLY; translated from the coding sequence ATGAGAGAGTTCAAACAGTTAACACCCTATAGAAAAGCCCTTGAGATGATACTAAACGACATAGAAGAGATTGAAGAAATTGAAGAAGTTCCTCTCGATGACGCTCTTGGGAGAGTCCTTGCGGAGGACGTTGTCTCTCCAATAGACCTGCCACCCTTTGATCGCTCCGCAGTTGATGGATATGCAGTTAGGGCGGAAGACACTTTTCAAGCTAGGGAATACTCCCCCGTAGAGCTTGAAGTTATTGACGAAATAACTGCAGGAATGGAGAGCAAAAAGGAAGTTACCAATGGAAAGGCGATAAAGCTCATGACGGGCAGTAAAATGCCAAAAGGTGCCAATGCGGTCATCGAGCAAGAGAAAGTGAAGAGAGAAGGCAATAAGATTTACGTCCTTAGGCCCGTAGCCCCGGGACAGAACGTTGCCTTCAAGGGGGAAGATGTGAAGAAAGGGGAAGTCGTTCTCAAGAAGGGACAGATTCTGAGGCCTCAAGATATCGGGCTTCTCAAGGGGATTGGGGTAAAGAGCGTTAAGGTAAAGAGAAAGCCCAAAGTTGGGATAATAGTTACCGGAGATGAGTTAATAGAGGAGCTTGATGAAGAGGCCTTAAACAAAGGGAAAATCCTAGAGAGCAACTCTGCAATGCTAAAAGCCCTTGTTAGGCAGTATTTTGGCGAGCCCATCTTTTACGGTGTAATACCAGATGATGAAGAGCTAATTGGAGCAACTCTTGAAAAGGCAAAGCGCGAATGCGACCTCGTCCTCATAACCGGGGGCAGTGCGTTTGGAGAAAAAGATTACGCCCACAAATTCGTTAAACTGCTCTTTCATGGAACGACAATAAAACCGGGAAGGCCGATAGGCTACGGTGAGAGGGTCTTCGTAATGAGCGGCTATCCGGCAGCGGTTTTTGCCCAGTTCCACCTTTACGTTAAATATGCCCTCGCAAAGCTCTCCGGAGCGAACTACAAGCCCATAAAAGTTAGGGCAAGGCTCAAAGAAAAAGTCCCTTCATCCTTGGGAAGGCACGAGTTCGTGAAGGTTTCCTATGAAAACGGCGAGGCAGTGCCGATCAAAAAGAAGGGAAGCGGAATAATGAGCGCACTAGTTAAGAGCAACGCTTACCTTGAGATCCCCGAGGACAGCGAAGGATACAAAGAAGGGGAAGAAGTCTGGGTGGTGTTGTACTGA
- a CDS encoding MogA/MoaB family molybdenum cofactor biosynthesis protein yields the protein MSHEEHKAKAPKKFKFAVITVSDTASLGKREDLSGYYIIDELKKEGNENVYYAVVPDEKLKIIKAAIEALEKADVVITTGGTGITRRDVTIEALRPLFDKELVGFGEIFRLKSYEEVGTAAVLSRATAGIIRDKESKVVFCLPGSLNAVKTAVEIIKKEAYHILKHARE from the coding sequence ATGTCTCACGAGGAACACAAGGCAAAAGCCCCAAAGAAGTTTAAGTTCGCAGTTATAACCGTTAGCGACACGGCAAGCCTCGGGAAGAGGGAAGACTTGAGCGGATATTACATTATTGATGAGCTGAAAAAAGAAGGAAATGAAAACGTTTATTATGCGGTTGTCCCTGATGAGAAGCTCAAGATAATAAAGGCGGCTATCGAAGCTTTAGAAAAGGCCGATGTTGTTATCACAACCGGTGGCACCGGGATAACGAGGAGAGACGTAACGATAGAGGCTCTTAGACCCCTTTTCGATAAAGAGCTTGTGGGCTTTGGTGAGATTTTTAGGCTAAAGAGCTACGAAGAAGTTGGAACTGCAGCAGTTCTAAGCAGAGCGACGGCTGGAATAATAAGGGACAAGGAGAGCAAAGTTGTCTTCTGCCTCCCGGGTAGCTTGAATGCAGTTAAGACGGCAGTTGAGATTATCAAAAAAGAGGCCTACCACATCCTTAAGCATGCAAGGGAATAG
- a CDS encoding class I SAM-dependent methyltransferase has product MHELYTVLAEYYDVIYRKRAERVKDEIDFVEGIFKTDAKRDVKRILDLACGTGIPTLELAKRGYEVVGVDLHEEMLEVAKRKAEKEGLTIEFIQGDALEINFEEEFDAVTMFFSSIMYFDEEDIKKLFSSVIKALKPGGVFVADFPCWFYGGSDGPIVWDENTDEERLVITDWRTVEPAFQRLHFKRLVQIVKPDGSVRAFMVDDELNIYIPREMRLLADEFFNEVKIYGHLKRRLDPKDRRYWLVAVK; this is encoded by the coding sequence ATGCACGAACTTTACACCGTCTTGGCTGAATACTACGATGTTATTTATCGAAAACGGGCTGAGAGAGTCAAAGATGAGATTGACTTTGTTGAGGGAATATTCAAGACGGATGCCAAGCGGGATGTGAAGAGGATTTTAGACTTGGCCTGCGGCACGGGAATTCCAACGCTGGAACTTGCAAAGAGAGGTTACGAAGTTGTGGGTGTTGACCTGCACGAGGAAATGCTCGAAGTTGCAAAGAGAAAAGCCGAAAAAGAAGGCTTAACAATCGAGTTCATTCAGGGAGATGCCCTTGAGATAAATTTTGAAGAAGAATTTGATGCAGTGACGATGTTCTTCTCCAGCATTATGTACTTTGACGAAGAGGACATCAAAAAACTGTTTAGCTCAGTGATCAAGGCCCTTAAGCCCGGAGGAGTCTTTGTTGCGGATTTCCCCTGCTGGTTCTATGGAGGAAGCGACGGCCCGATAGTGTGGGACGAGAATACAGATGAGGAGAGATTAGTGATTACGGACTGGCGAACGGTAGAACCTGCTTTCCAGAGACTCCACTTCAAGAGGCTCGTGCAGATAGTAAAGCCCGACGGGAGTGTTAGGGCATTTATGGTGGACGATGAGCTCAACATATACATCCCAAGGGAGATGCGGCTTCTTGCTGATGAATTCTTCAATGAAGTCAAAATCTACGGCCACTTAAAGAGGAGACTTGATCCAAAGGACAGAAGATACTGGCTTGTCGCAGTAAAGTAA
- a CDS encoding valine--tRNA ligase — protein sequence MLPKTYDPNEIEPKWQKFWLEEKIYKYELDEKRPAYSIDTPPPFTSGTLHLGHVLSHTWIDIVARYKRMRGYNVLFPQGFDNHGLPTELKVEKEFGISKDQPEEFLKKCVEWTWQAIESMRNQFIRIGYSADWDLEYHTMDDEYKALVQKSLLEFYKKGLLYQDKHPVYWCPRCRTSLAKAEVGYVEEDGYLYYIKLPIAGEDDYIPIATTRPELMPACVAVFVHPEDERYKDKVGKKVKLPIFEREVPILADEDVDPNFGTGAVYNCTYGDEQDVVWQKRYNLPVIIVIDENGRMNENAGKYKGLTTEEARKAIVKDLEEIGLLYDKKKIRHRVLRHTERSSCMAPIELLPKKQWFIKVKDYTDEIVKVAEQIKWYPKDMFLRLKDWAESMDWDWVISRQRVFGTPIPFWVCKDCGEIIPAREEDLPVDPRFDKPPVEKCPKCGSKNLEGVKDVLDCWVDSSITPLVISKWQKDEKWFKHNFPTSLRPQGTDIIRTWAFYTIFRTYMLTGQKPWDNVLINGMVAGPDGRKMSKSYGNVVSPEEVIPKYGADALRLWTALAPPGEDHPFKWEIVDYNYRFLQKLWNIFRFAERHIKGFDYEKHKDIELEPLDRWILSRLHRLIKFATEELEKYRFNLLTRELMTFVWHEVADDYIEMIKHRLYGENEESKLKAKVALYELLYNITLLLAPLVPHITEELYQEMFKDKVGAKSVHLLEWPEYREDRIDEEAEKLGKFASEIIGAMRRYKNSHGLALNAKLKHVAIYATDSYEMLKALERDIAGTMNIEKLEIIKGEPELEEKIAEIKPNFKTVGPKYGKLVPKITAYLKENAEEVAKALKEAEKVEFEVDGQKVELGKDDIVLRKAVFSEGEEVETAVVRDAVILFF from the coding sequence ATGCTTCCCAAGACCTATGACCCAAACGAGATAGAGCCAAAGTGGCAGAAGTTCTGGCTTGAGGAAAAAATCTACAAATACGAACTCGACGAAAAGAGACCGGCTTATTCTATAGACACTCCGCCCCCGTTCACGAGCGGAACCCTGCACTTAGGTCACGTGCTCAGCCACACATGGATTGACATAGTGGCGAGATACAAGAGAATGAGGGGCTACAACGTTCTCTTCCCGCAGGGTTTTGACAATCACGGCTTACCAACAGAGCTTAAGGTAGAGAAAGAGTTCGGAATAAGTAAAGACCAGCCAGAGGAGTTCCTTAAGAAGTGTGTGGAATGGACATGGCAGGCAATTGAATCCATGAGAAACCAGTTCATCAGGATAGGCTATTCCGCGGATTGGGACTTAGAGTACCACACAATGGATGACGAGTACAAGGCTTTAGTGCAGAAGTCCCTGCTGGAGTTCTACAAGAAAGGCCTCCTCTATCAGGACAAGCACCCGGTTTACTGGTGCCCGAGGTGTAGAACCAGTTTGGCAAAAGCAGAGGTAGGCTATGTTGAGGAGGACGGCTACCTCTACTACATCAAGCTCCCAATAGCTGGAGAAGATGATTACATCCCAATAGCCACCACAAGACCTGAACTCATGCCCGCGTGTGTTGCTGTTTTTGTTCACCCAGAGGATGAGCGCTACAAGGATAAGGTAGGTAAGAAGGTAAAGCTCCCGATATTTGAGAGAGAGGTTCCAATACTAGCTGATGAAGATGTGGATCCAAACTTCGGTACCGGAGCGGTGTACAACTGTACCTACGGTGATGAGCAGGACGTTGTCTGGCAGAAGCGCTACAACTTGCCCGTGATTATAGTTATAGATGAAAACGGTAGAATGAACGAAAATGCCGGCAAATACAAAGGCCTAACGACTGAAGAAGCCAGAAAGGCAATAGTAAAAGACCTTGAGGAGATAGGGCTTCTCTACGACAAAAAGAAAATCCGCCACCGTGTGCTCAGACACACAGAGAGAAGCTCATGTATGGCTCCAATTGAGCTCTTGCCGAAGAAGCAATGGTTCATAAAGGTGAAGGACTACACAGATGAGATAGTTAAAGTGGCCGAGCAGATCAAGTGGTATCCCAAGGACATGTTCCTTAGGCTCAAGGACTGGGCAGAGAGCATGGACTGGGACTGGGTAATAAGCAGACAGCGTGTTTTTGGAACGCCCATCCCATTCTGGGTCTGTAAGGACTGTGGAGAGATAATTCCCGCAAGAGAGGAAGACCTCCCAGTTGACCCAAGGTTTGACAAGCCACCCGTTGAAAAGTGTCCCAAGTGTGGAAGCAAGAACTTAGAAGGAGTAAAAGACGTCCTCGACTGCTGGGTAGATTCGAGCATAACCCCCCTCGTGATAAGCAAATGGCAAAAAGATGAGAAGTGGTTCAAGCACAACTTCCCAACATCCCTAAGACCACAGGGAACTGACATCATAAGAACATGGGCGTTCTACACAATCTTCAGGACTTACATGCTGACTGGACAAAAGCCATGGGATAATGTTCTCATAAACGGCATGGTAGCGGGTCCAGATGGAAGAAAGATGAGCAAGAGCTATGGTAACGTGGTCTCCCCAGAAGAAGTCATTCCAAAGTATGGAGCAGATGCACTAAGACTCTGGACTGCCTTGGCTCCACCGGGAGAAGATCACCCCTTCAAGTGGGAGATAGTCGACTACAACTACCGCTTCCTCCAAAAGCTGTGGAACATCTTCAGGTTCGCTGAAAGGCACATTAAGGGCTTTGACTACGAGAAGCACAAAGACATTGAACTGGAACCCCTCGACAGGTGGATACTTTCAAGGCTCCACCGCTTAATCAAGTTCGCAACAGAAGAGCTTGAAAAGTACCGCTTCAACCTGCTCACAAGAGAGCTTATGACGTTCGTATGGCACGAAGTTGCAGATGACTACATAGAGATGATAAAGCACCGCTTATATGGAGAGAATGAAGAGAGCAAGCTCAAGGCCAAGGTGGCTCTCTACGAGCTCCTATACAACATAACACTGCTCCTCGCACCTCTTGTGCCCCACATAACGGAAGAGCTCTACCAAGAGATGTTTAAAGACAAGGTTGGAGCCAAAAGCGTGCACCTCCTAGAGTGGCCAGAATACAGAGAAGATAGAATAGATGAGGAAGCAGAAAAGCTCGGAAAGTTCGCCAGTGAGATAATCGGGGCAATGAGAAGATACAAGAACTCCCACGGATTGGCTTTGAACGCCAAACTCAAGCACGTGGCAATTTACGCAACGGACAGCTATGAGATGTTAAAAGCCCTTGAAAGAGACATTGCTGGAACAATGAACATCGAAAAGCTCGAAATAATCAAGGGCGAGCCTGAGCTTGAGGAGAAGATTGCCGAAATCAAGCCAAACTTTAAGACCGTTGGGCCAAAGTACGGAAAGCTCGTGCCAAAGATAACGGCTTACCTCAAAGAGAATGCTGAAGAGGTTGCAAAGGCCCTCAAGGAGGCAGAAAAGGTAGAGTTCGAAGTCGACGGACAGAAGGTAGAGCTTGGCAAGGACGACATCGTGCTCAGGAAGGCGGTGTTCAGCGAGGGAGAAGAGGTAGAAACGGCAGTGGTTAGAGACGCCGTTATTCTCTTCTTCTGA
- the trm10 gene encoding tRNA (guanine(9)-/adenine(9)-N1)-methyltransferase translates to MKKLSDVFKELLKEKGIDKIGSLSRRIPKRDSSRPLQEIAIAVLEGKGVIVKVNEPTTIAWDLEGKPTKGALFAYLPLNSSHLDKFEVVIEGKDLKEKLSQYRFPYFIIDLMHWEKHTEKEKRKVALQASQSYGVIRDYLWGDRLAVTWVNEEFKKLSNFPLEKVTAYEGSTWEFLKKEGIEEVVLLDPWAGEDLNEEDFSAGAFIIGGIVDTGGTKKKTTPKIGEELEKRGIKVLRRKISLRGDIIGVPDRINLILEIVLKMILEGKPMDDAVLEVQSPLHAKWRLRKELPKHKKRFLINGKKFLVVEKELFDEYSKWLNIRWEDFVQVLRELNFVALERKRIQHLNKISTPRIINGKLYRVILLKKAMMLCYNC, encoded by the coding sequence ATGAAGAAGCTCAGTGATGTTTTCAAAGAACTTCTGAAGGAGAAGGGCATAGATAAAATCGGGAGCCTATCGAGGAGAATCCCCAAGAGAGACTCCAGCAGACCATTGCAGGAGATAGCCATAGCGGTTCTTGAGGGAAAAGGCGTAATCGTGAAGGTAAATGAGCCAACGACGATAGCCTGGGATTTGGAAGGAAAGCCAACAAAGGGCGCCCTTTTTGCATATCTGCCATTAAATTCATCACACCTTGACAAGTTTGAAGTTGTTATCGAAGGAAAAGACCTCAAAGAAAAGCTCTCCCAGTATAGATTCCCCTATTTCATAATTGACCTCATGCACTGGGAAAAGCACACAGAGAAAGAGAAGAGAAAAGTAGCCCTCCAAGCCTCTCAAAGCTATGGCGTGATTAGGGACTATTTGTGGGGGGACCGCTTAGCCGTAACGTGGGTTAACGAGGAGTTCAAAAAACTCTCAAACTTCCCGCTGGAGAAAGTTACCGCTTATGAGGGGTCAACGTGGGAGTTCCTCAAAAAAGAAGGTATAGAAGAGGTCGTTCTTCTCGACCCATGGGCTGGGGAAGACCTTAATGAGGAGGACTTCTCTGCCGGGGCATTTATAATCGGTGGAATCGTTGACACTGGAGGAACAAAGAAGAAGACCACACCTAAAATAGGAGAAGAGCTTGAAAAGAGGGGAATAAAAGTCCTGAGAAGAAAGATTTCGCTGAGAGGGGATATAATCGGTGTCCCCGATAGAATAAACCTCATTCTTGAGATTGTGCTCAAAATGATTCTGGAGGGCAAGCCCATGGATGATGCAGTTTTGGAAGTTCAATCACCCCTTCACGCAAAGTGGAGGTTGAGAAAAGAGCTGCCAAAACACAAGAAAAGGTTCTTGATAAACGGAAAGAAGTTCTTGGTCGTTGAAAAGGAGCTCTTCGATGAATACTCAAAGTGGCTCAACATAAGGTGGGAGGATTTTGTCCAGGTTTTAAGGGAGCTCAACTTTGTGGCCCTTGAGAGGAAGAGAATCCAGCACCTAAACAAGATCTCAACGCCGAGAATAATCAACGGCAAGCTCTATAGGGTTATTCTACTGAAAAAAGCCATGATGCTTTGTTATAACTGTTAA
- the htpX gene encoding zinc metalloprotease HtpX — translation MGLGLWIRTGVLMAFLTGLLMAIGYVLGNETGMLFAFIFALMMNFFSYWYSDKIVLTWYRARILEEDEAPELYEIVRSLAQEAGIPTPKVALVPTETPNAFATGRNPRHAVVAVTQGLLRLLNRDELEGVIAHEISHIKNRDILIQTLAAVLAGAIIMVARWAGWMLWLGGFGGRDRDRDASSALGAILLIVLAPIAAMLIQMAISRAREYLADETGAKLSGKPWALARALEKIEYAVSMRPLKEGNPATAHMFIVNPFRGISFAELFSTHPPTQKRIERLRKIAEEMGIAF, via the coding sequence GTGGGTCTAGGCCTGTGGATTAGGACAGGAGTTTTAATGGCTTTCCTCACCGGTCTGCTAATGGCAATAGGCTACGTTCTGGGCAATGAGACCGGAATGCTCTTTGCATTCATCTTTGCCCTAATGATGAACTTCTTCAGCTACTGGTACAGCGATAAAATCGTCCTAACGTGGTATAGGGCAAGAATCCTAGAGGAGGATGAAGCCCCAGAGCTTTATGAGATAGTGAGGAGCCTTGCCCAAGAAGCCGGAATCCCCACGCCAAAGGTGGCACTAGTGCCAACTGAGACACCAAATGCCTTTGCAACTGGTAGAAACCCAAGGCACGCTGTAGTTGCCGTTACACAGGGACTTTTGAGGCTACTAAACAGGGATGAGCTTGAAGGCGTAATTGCCCACGAGATAAGCCACATAAAGAACAGGGACATACTCATTCAAACCTTAGCTGCTGTGTTGGCGGGAGCAATAATCATGGTGGCAAGATGGGCAGGATGGATGCTCTGGCTTGGAGGATTTGGAGGAAGGGACAGGGATAGAGATGCGAGCAGTGCTCTGGGTGCCATACTCCTGATAGTCTTAGCCCCAATAGCTGCGATGCTCATCCAGATGGCAATAAGCAGAGCCAGAGAGTACTTGGCAGATGAAACCGGTGCAAAGTTAAGCGGAAAGCCATGGGCTCTAGCAAGGGCATTAGAAAAGATTGAATACGCCGTCTCAATGAGACCCCTTAAAGAGGGCAATCCCGCAACGGCACACATGTTTATAGTAAACCCATTCAGGGGAATCAGCTTTGCAGAGCTGTTCTCAACACACCCACCAACTCAAAAGAGAATCGAGAGGCTCAGGAAGATCGCAGAGGAAATGGGGATTGCTTTCTGA
- a CDS encoding adenylate kinase family protein, producing the protein MIIAVSGTPGVGKTTVAKLLAKKLGYAYVDLREFALKHGVGEMKGDELEVEVDELAYYVEKKLKDKNVVLDGHLSHLMPADQVIILRAHPKLIGERLKERGYSEEKIAENVEAELVDVCLLEAIEENENIIEVDTTDKSPEEVVNEILDILNKGIKRRIGIVDWTKFYDEIVPYLKLGGDEEWV; encoded by the coding sequence ATGATAATCGCTGTGAGTGGGACACCCGGAGTTGGAAAAACAACTGTGGCAAAGCTTCTAGCGAAAAAATTGGGTTACGCTTACGTGGATTTAAGGGAGTTTGCCTTAAAGCACGGTGTAGGCGAGATGAAGGGGGATGAGCTTGAGGTCGAGGTTGACGAACTCGCGTACTACGTTGAGAAGAAGCTCAAAGACAAAAACGTAGTGCTTGATGGTCACCTAAGCCACCTCATGCCAGCCGACCAAGTTATAATCCTCCGCGCCCATCCAAAGCTGATAGGTGAACGTTTAAAAGAAAGAGGCTACAGTGAAGAAAAGATAGCCGAAAACGTCGAAGCAGAGCTTGTGGATGTGTGCCTCTTGGAGGCAATAGAAGAAAACGAAAACATTATAGAGGTTGACACCACAGATAAATCCCCAGAGGAAGTTGTAAACGAAATCTTGGACATTCTTAACAAGGGAATAAAAAGAAGAATCGGAATAGTTGACTGGACAAAATTTTACGACGAGATAGTACCATATCTAAAGCTCGGAGGTGATGAGGAGTGGGTCTAG
- a CDS encoding methionine adenosyltransferase, with translation MVEKKRNIVVEELVRTPVEMQRVELVERKGIGHPDSIADGIAEAVSRALSREYIKRYGIILHHNTDQVEVVGGRAYPRFGGGEVIKPIYILLSGRAVEFVDKEMFPVHEVAIKAAKEYLRKAVRHLDVNEHVIIDSRIGQGSVDLVGVFNKIKENPIPLANDTSFGVGYAPLSETERIVLETERLLNSEKFKKEWPAVGEDIKVMGLRKDDEIDLTIAAAIVDSEVQNPREYMEVKEGIYNAVKELVSQYTDRKVNIYVNTADDPERDIYYITVTGTSAEAGDDGSVGRGNRVNGLITPNRHMSMEASAGKNPVSHVGKIYNILANLIANDIAEQVEGVQEVYVRILSQIGKPIDEPLVASIQVIPKSGYKVEQFERQAYEIADEWLANITKIQKMILEDKINVF, from the coding sequence ATGGTTGAAAAGAAGAGAAATATCGTTGTTGAGGAGCTCGTAAGAACTCCGGTAGAGATGCAGAGAGTAGAACTCGTAGAGAGAAAGGGTATCGGTCATCCAGATAGCATAGCCGATGGAATAGCTGAGGCCGTCAGCAGGGCACTTTCAAGGGAGTACATAAAGCGCTATGGTATTATTCTGCACCACAACACTGACCAGGTTGAAGTCGTGGGAGGAAGGGCTTACCCAAGATTCGGTGGCGGTGAAGTGATAAAGCCAATATACATTCTTCTCTCAGGTAGAGCAGTTGAGTTTGTTGATAAGGAGATGTTTCCAGTTCATGAAGTTGCCATCAAAGCTGCCAAAGAATACCTAAGAAAGGCCGTTAGACACTTGGACGTAAACGAGCATGTCATAATTGACTCAAGAATAGGACAGGGAAGCGTTGACCTTGTTGGAGTTTTCAATAAGATCAAGGAGAACCCAATACCTCTGGCAAACGACACCTCCTTCGGTGTTGGTTACGCACCATTGAGCGAGACCGAAAGAATAGTCCTTGAAACTGAGAGGCTCCTTAACAGCGAGAAGTTCAAGAAAGAGTGGCCAGCTGTTGGTGAAGACATCAAGGTAATGGGTCTTAGGAAAGACGATGAAATAGACTTAACAATCGCTGCTGCCATAGTTGACAGCGAAGTTCAAAACCCCCGGGAATACATGGAAGTTAAAGAGGGAATATACAACGCGGTTAAAGAACTTGTTTCTCAGTACACAGACAGAAAAGTCAACATTTACGTAAACACCGCAGATGACCCAGAAAGGGACATATACTACATAACAGTCACTGGAACTTCAGCAGAGGCTGGAGACGACGGTAGCGTTGGAAGAGGAAACAGAGTAAACGGTCTAATCACACCAAACAGGCACATGAGTATGGAAGCATCTGCCGGTAAGAACCCCGTCAGCCACGTAGGTAAGATCTACAACATCCTTGCTAACTTAATAGCAAACGACATCGCCGAGCAGGTAGAGGGAGTACAGGAAGTTTACGTGAGAATCCTAAGCCAGATCGGAAAGCCAATTGATGAGCCCCTCGTAGCAAGCATTCAGGTGATTCCAAAGTCCGGCTATAAAGTAGAGCAGTTCGAGAGACAGGCCTATGAGATAGCGGACGAGTGGCTTGCGAACATAACAAAAATCCAAAAAATGATATTAGAGGACAAGATCAACGTATTCTGA